In Betta splendens chromosome 19, fBetSpl5.4, whole genome shotgun sequence, the following proteins share a genomic window:
- the LOC114845941 gene encoding myosin-1-like isoform X1: MSSDAEMSVFGEAASYLRRPERERIEAQNRPFDAKTAVFVVDPKELFVKGTLQIKEGGKATVKTHTGKVVTVKDEEIFPMNPPKFDKIEDMAMMTHLNEASVLFNLKERYAAWMIYTYSGLFCVTVNPYKWLPVYNQEVVVAYRGKKRQEAPPHIFSISDNAYQFMLTDRENQSILITGESGAGKTVNTKRVIQYFATIAGSGDRKKEVSVSGKLQGNLEDQIISANPLLEAFGNAKTVRNDNSSRFGKFIRIHFGTTGKLASADIETYLLEKSRVTFQLSAERSYHVFYQIMSNKKPELIETLLITTNPYDYQFVSQGEISVSSIDDSEELMATDVSGIFLFTISFNIVLTSAPTCFQSAIDILGFTGEERIGIYKLTGAVMHYGSMRFKQKPREEQAEPDGTEVADKAAYLMGLNSADLLKALCYPRVKVGNEYVTKGQTVQQVYNSIGALAKSVYEKMFLWMVLRINQMLDTKQPRQFFIGVLDIAGFEIFDYNSLEQLCINFTNEKLQQFFNHHMFVLEQEEYKKEGIEWQFIDFGMDLAACIELIEKPMGIFSILEEECMFPKASDTTFKNKLYDQHLGKSNNFLKPKLVKGKPEAHFSLVHYAGTVDYIITGWLDKNKDPLNETVVQLYQKASLKLLAFLYSTYASSDENTGGGSGGASKKSAKRKGSSFQTVSALFRENLGKLMTNLRSTHPHFVRCLIPNETKTPGIMEHHLVIHQLRCNGVLEGIRICRKGYPSRILYGDFKQRYKVLNASVIPEGQFIDNKKAAEKLLGSIDVDHTQYKFGHTKVFFKAGLLGLLEEMRDEKLASLITITQALCRGFLKRKELQKMFERRESIYIIQYNIRSFMNVKHWPWMKLYFKLKPLLRSAETEREMAIMKVEFAKCKEDLAKAEAKRKELEAKMVSLLQEKNDLCLQIQSESESLADAEERCEGLIKNKILLEAKTKELGERLEDEEEVNAELTAKKRKLEDECSELKKDIDDLELTLAKVEKEKHATENKVKNLTEEMSSLDDTIARLSKEKLALQEAHHQTLDDLQAEEDKVNSLTKMKTKLEQQVDDLEGALEQEKKARMDVERVKRKLEGDLKLSQEFIMDLENDKQQLEERLKKKDFEFNQLVAKIEDEKSMAMQSQKRIKELQARVEELEEETEAERVARAKVEKQRSDLSRELEELSDRLEEAGGATVTQIETNKKREAELQKLKRDLEESTLHHEALAAALRKKHADTVAELGEQIDNLQRVKQKLEKEKSEYKMETDDLSSNIEVMVKAKANSEKLCHSLEDQLRELKAKNDENTRLINEINAQRAKLQNENDEFSHLLEEKEAMLNQMSRAKLAFTQQNEELKRQVEEETKAKNALAHALQSARHDCDLLREQFEEEQEAKAELQRTMYKANTEVAQWRTKYETDAIQRNDELEEAKKRLAQRLQEAEETVEGANAKCSSLEKTKQRLQGEVEDLMGDVERANAQAASLDKKQRSFDKVLSEWKQKCEESQAELDGSQKECRSLSTELFKIKNSYEEALEQLEVLKRENKNLQQEIFHLTEQLGDNSKVMHELEKIKKQTETEKTEIQNALEEAEASLEHEESKILRIHVELSQIKGEVDRRMAEKDDEIEQLKRSHLRIVETMQSTLDAEVRGKNDGVRIRKKMETDLNEMEIQLSHANRQAAEAQKQLRNVQAHLKEQTLHLDEALHSQEDLKEQVAVVERRNNLMQTEVQELMAALEQSERSRKVAEQELTDACERVGLLHCQNTSLLNSKRKLDADVSQLQGEMEEAIQGARNADEKAKKAITDAAMMAEELKKEQDTNGHLERMKKNLEATVKDLQHRMDEAERLALKGGKKQLQKLEARVRELEGAVESEQKRATDAVKGTRKYERRVKELTYQTEEDKKTVLRLQDLVDKLQLKVKAYKRQNEEAEEQANVYLAKLRKVQHELEEAQERADIAESQVNKMRTKSREFGKDARTIITGRDREVNTGDVRVVLQKFVPVQRAAAPAGTELRGWGDY; this comes from the exons ATGAGTTCAGACGCTGAGATGAGTGTTTTTGGAGAGGCTGCCTCATATCTGAGGAGACCTGAGCGAGAGAGAATTGAAGCCCAGAACAGGCCCTTTGATGCCAAAACTGCAGTGTTTGTAGTGGATCCAAAGGAGCTGTTTGTTAAAGGCACGCTACAAATCAAAGAGGGTGGCAAAGCTACTGTTAAAACCCATACAGGGAAG GTTGTAACAGTGAAGGATGAGGAAATCTTTCCCATGAACCCGCCCAAGTTCGACAAGATCGAGGACATGGCCATGATGACCCACCTGAACGAGGCCTCAGTGCTGTTTAACCTCAAAGAGCGTTATGCAGCGTGGATGATCTAT ACCTACTCTGGGCtcttctgtgtcactgtcaaCCCCTACAAGTGGCTCCCAGTGTATAACCAAGAGGTAGTGGTGGCCTACAGAGGCAAAAAGCGCCAAGAGGCTCCTCCACACATCTTCTCCATATCTGACAATGCCTATCAGTTCATGCTGACTG ATAGAGAAAACCAGTCCATCCTAATTAC TGGAGAATCTGGTGCAGGCAAGACTGTCAACACTAAACGTGTCATTCAGTATTTTGCGACAATCGCAGGTTCTGGGGACCGGAAAAAAGAAGTTAGTGTCTCTGGAAAATTACAG GGAAATCTAGAGGACCAGATCATATCTGCTAACCCACTGCTAGAGGCTTTTGGAAATGCCAAAACAGTCAGAAATGACAACTCCTCCCGTTTT GGCAAATTTATTAGAATCCACTTTGGAACCACAGGAAAACTGGCTTCCGCTGATATTGAAACTT ATTTGCTGGAAAAATCTAGGGTAACGTTTCAGCTCTCTGCAGAGAGGAGTTACCATGTTTTCTACCAGATCATGTCCAACAAAAAGCCTGAGCTCATAg AGACTCTGCTCATCACCACCAACCCCTATGACTACCAATTTGTCAGCCAAGGGGAAATTAGTGTGTCCAGTATTGATGATAGCGAAGAACTTATGGCCACTGATGTAAGtggcatttttttatttaccatCAGCTTCAACATAGTACTTACATCAGCCCCGACCTGCTTTCAGAGCGCAATCGACATCCTTGGCTTTACTGGAGAGGAGCGGATCGGCATCTACAAGCTAACCGGAGCTGTGATGCACTATGGAAGTATGAGGTTCAAGCAGAAGCCGAGGGAAGAGCAGGCAGAGCCAGATGGAACAGAGG TGGCTGACAAAGCAGCTTACCTGATGGGTCTGAACTCTGCTgacctgttgaaagcactgtGTTACCCTAGGGTGAAGGTTGGCAATGAGTATGTGACCAAAGGGCAGACTGTTCAGCAG GTCTACAACTCGATTGGGGCTTTGGCCAAATCCGTTTATGAAAAGATGTTTCTGTGGATGGTCCTACGCATTAACCAGATGCTGGACACCAAGCAGCCCAGGCAGTTCTTTATTGGAGTCCTGGACATAGCTGGGTTTGAAATATTTGAT TACAACAGCCTGGAACAGCTGTGTATCAATTTCACCAATGAGAAACTTCAGCAGTTTTTCAACCATCACATGTTTGTGCTGGAGCAAGAGGAGTATAAGAAAGAAGGCATTGAATGGCAGTTCATTGACTTTGGGATGGATTTGGCTGCTTGTATAGAGCTGATTGAAAAG CCAATGGGCATTTTCTCCATCCTGGAAGAAGAGTGTATGTTTCCCAAAGCATCAGACACCACTTTTAAAAACAAGCTATATGATCAACATCTTGGAAAATCAAACAATTTTCTGAAGCCCAAGCTTGTGAAAGGCAAGCCTGAGGCTCACTTCTCCCTGGTTCACTATGCTGGCACCGTGGACTACATCATCACAGGCTGGTTGGACAAAAACAAGGACCCCCTGAATGAGACTGTAGTCCAGCTCTACCAGAAAGCTAGCCTCAAACTACTGGCATTCCTCTATTCCACCTACGCTTCATCGGACG AGAACACAGGTGGAGGAAGTGGGGGAGCTTCTAAGAAGTCAGCAAAGAGAAAGGGCTCATCCTTCCAGACTGTATCCGCTCTCTTCCGA GAGAACCTGGGAAAGCTGATGACCAATCTCAGAAGCACCCATCCTCATTTTGTTCGGTGCCTGATTCCTAATGAAACAAAAACTCCAG GAATTATGGAGCATCACCTGGTTATCCATCAGCTGCGATGCAATGGGGTGCTGGAAGGAATCAGGATCTGTAGGAAGGGCTACCCCAGTAGAATCCTGTACGGGGATTTCAAGCAAAG GTACAAAGTACTGAATGCTAGTGTGATCCCCGAGGGACAATTCATTGACAACAAAAAAGCTGCTGAGAAGCTCTTAGGGTCTATTGATGTTGATCATACCCAGTACAAGTTTGGCCATACCAAG GTATTCTTCAAAGCAGGTCTTTTGGGTTTGCTAGAAGAAATGAGGGATGAGAAACTTGCTTCTCTCATCACCATTACTCAAGCCTTGTGCCGTGGCTTTCTGAAAAGGAAGGAGCTTCAGAAAATGTTTGAGAGGAG AGAATCCATTTACATCATCCAGTACAACATTCGCTCTTTCATGAACGTAAAACACTGGCCGTGGATGAAACTCTACTTCAAGCTCAAGCCGCTCCTGAGGAGCGCtgaaacagagagggagatggCCATAATGAAAGTTGAGTTTGCCAAGTGTAAGGAGGATTTAGCCAAAGCTGAGGCCAAGAGAAAGGAGCTGGAAGCCAAAATGGTCTCCCTGCTCCAGGAGAAGAATGACCTGTGCTTACAGATTCAATCT GAAAGTGAGAGTCTGGCAGATGCAGAGGAACGGTGTGAAGGGCTGATTAAGAACAAGATTTTGTTAGAGGCTAAAACCAAAGAACTCGGGGAGAGActagaggatgaagaggaggtaaATGCTGAACTGACGGCAAAGAAGAGGAAGCTAGAGGATGAGTGCTCTGAGCTAAAGAAAGACATAGATGACTTGGAACTCACCCTGGCTAAAGTAGAGAAGGAAAAACACGCCACTGAAAACAAG GTGAAAAATCTGACTGAAGAAATGTCCTCTCTTGATGACACCATTGCCAGACTGTCCAAGGAGAAGCTGGCCCTGCAGGAGGCTCACCACCAAACGCTGGATGACCTCCaagcagaggaagacaaagttAATTCTCTTACTAAAATGAAGACAAAGCTGGAGCAACAAGTTGATGAT CTTGAGGGTGCACTAGAACAAGAGAAGAAGGCCAGGATGGATGTtgagagggtgaaaaggaaactTGAGGGCGATCTGAAATTGTCTCAAGAATTTATAATGGATTTGgaaaatgacaaacaacagCTGGAAGAACGCCTTAAAAA GAAAGACTTTGAATTTAACCAACTTGTTGCCAAAATTGAAGATGAGAAGAGTATGGCTATGCAGTCGCAGAAGAGGATCAAAGAACTGCAG GCTCGTGTTGAAGAGCTGGAAGAGGAGACTGAAGCCGAGCGTGTTGCCAGAGctaaagtagaaaaacaaagatCGGATCTGTCCAGGGAGCTTGAGGAGCTCAGTGATAGGCTGGAGGAGGCCGGAGGGGCCACAGTCACTCAGATTGAGACGAACAAGAAGCGGGAGGCTGAGCTTCAGAAACTGAAACGAGACCTTGAAGAATCAACGCTTCACCATGAGGCCCTCGCTGCGGCCTTAAGGAAGAAACACGCTGACactgtggctgagctgggagagCAGATTGACAACCTGCAGAGAGtcaaacagaagctggagaaggaaaaGAGTGAGTACAAGATGGAGACTGATGACCTGTCCAGCAACATAGAGGTCATGGTCAAGGCCAAG GCCAATTCTGAGAAGCTGTGTCACTCTCTGGAAGACCAGCTAAGGGAACTGAAGGCAAAAAATGACGAGAACACTCGTCTGATCAATGAAATAAATGCTCAAAGGGCAAAACTTCAGAATGAAAATG acGAGTTTTCTCATCTCCTTGAGGAGAAAGAGGCGATGCTGAACCAGATGTCAAGGGCAAAGCTTGCCTTTACTCAGCAGAATGAGGAACTGAAGAGACAAGTTGAAGAAGAAACGAAG GCTAAGAATGCCCTTGCCCATGCGCTCCAGTCAGCTCGCCACGACTGTGATTTGCTAAGGGAGCAGTTTGAGGAAGAACAGGAAGCCAAAGCTGAGCTCCAGAGAACAATGTACAAGGCCAATACCGAGGTTGCCCAGTGGAGAACAAAATATGAAACCGATGCAATTCAGCGCAATGATGAACTAGAAGAGGCCAA GAAAAGGCTTGCCCAACGTCTACAAGAGGCTGAAGAAACTGTTGAGGGTGCGAATGCCAAGTGCTCATCTCTGGAGAAGACAAAGCAAAGgctgcagggagaggtggaggatcTCATGGGGGATGTGGAAAGAGCAAATGCTCAAGCAGCTAGCCTGGATAAAAAACAGAGAAGCTTTGATAAG GTTCTGTCAGAATGGAAGCAAAAGTGCGAGGAGAGTCAGGCTGAGCTGGATGGATCGCAGAAGGAGTGTCGCTCCCTCAGTACTGAGCTCTTCAAAATAAAGAACTCTTATGAGGAAGCCCTGGAGCAGCTTGAGGTTCTCAAACgagaaaataaaaacctgcagc aGGAAATCTTTCATCTGACTGAACAACTTGGAGATAATAGCAAAGTAATGCATGAGCTGgagaagataaaaaaacaaactgagacTGAGAAGACGGAGATCCAGAATGCTCTGGAGGAGGCGGAA GCCTCTCTGGAACACGAGGAATCCAAAATTCTCCGTATCCATGTGGAGCTCTCTCAGATCAAAGGAGAGGTCGATCGCAGGATGGCTGAAAAGGATGACGAGATCGAACAATTAAAGCGCAGTCACCTGCGCATCGTGGAAACCATGCAGTCTACTTTAGATGCTGAGGTACGCGGCAAAAACGATGGTGTGAGAATCAGGAAGAAAATGGAGACTGATCTCAACGAGATGGAGATCCAGCTGAGCCACGCCAATCGGCAGGCTGCTGAGGCCCAGAAGCAGCTGAGGAACGTGCAAGCCCACCTCAAG GAACAAACGCTCCATTTGGACGAGGCCCTGCACAGCCAGGAAGACCTGAAAGAGCAGGTGGCTGTGGTGGAGCGCAGGAACAACCTGATGCAGACAGAGGTGCAGGAGCTCATGGCTGCTCTGGAGCAGTCTGAGAGAAGCCGTAAGGTGGCTGAACAGGAGCTGACTGACGCCTGTGAGAGAGTTGGACTGCTACACTGTCAG AATACCAGTCTCCTCAATTCAAAGAGGAAGCTGGATGCAGACGTTAGCCAGCTacagggagagatggaggaggcgatCCAGGGGGCCCGCAATGCAGACGAGAAAGCTAAGAAGGCAATCACTGAT GCAGCCATGatggcagaggagctgaagaaagagCAGGACACCAACGGCCAtctggagaggatgaagaagaacctGGAGGCAACTGTGAAGGATCTGCAGCACCGTATGGATGAAGCTGAGAGGCTGGCTTTAAAAGGGGGCAAGAAGCAGCTACAGAAACTGGAAGCTCGT gtGCGTGAACTAGAGGGCGCAGTAGAGAGTGAGCAGAAGAGAGCCACGGATGCAGTCAAGGGAACCCGCAAATATGAGAGGAGAGTCAAGGAGCTCACTTATCAGACTGAAGAGGACAAGAAGACTGTTCTGAGGCTGCAGGATCTGGTGGATAAGCTGCAACTCAAAGTCAAGGCTTACAAACGGCAGAATGAGGAAGCT gaggagcaggccaaCGTTTATCTGGCAAAGCTTAGAAAGGTGCAGcacgagctggaggaggcacAGGAGCGGGCCGACATCGCAGAGTCGCAGGTCAACAAGATGAGAACCAAGAGCAGGGAATTTGGAAAG GACGCGCGGACCATCATCACTGGCCGAGACCGAGAGGTGAACACTGGTGATGTCCGGGTCGTACTGCAAAAGTTTGTACCCGTTCAGcgggcagcagcaccagcagggaCTGAGCTTCGAGGCTGGGGAGATTATTAA